The following coding sequences are from one Ancylobacter sp. TS-1 window:
- the leuC gene encoding 3-isopropylmalate dehydratase large subunit — translation MSPSAPRTLYDKIFDDHVIDRQDDGTCLLYIDRHLVHEVTSPQAFEGLRVAGRRVHAPTKTLAVVDHNVPTSDRRFGIDDPESRIQVETLAENARDFGIEYFNELDKRQGIVHVIGPEQGFTLPGTTIVCGDSHTSTHGAFGALAHGIGTSEVEHVLATQTLIQRKAKNMRVTVDGKLPDGVTAKDVTLAIIGATGTAGGTGFVIEYAGEVFRNLTMEGRMTVCNMSIEGGARAGMVAPDATTFAYVKDRPRAPKGAAWDAALRYWDTLRTDEGAFFDKEIRLDGGALPPIVSWGTSPEDVISVEGAVPDPELIEDADKRDAKKRALAYMGLVAGTKITDIAIDKVFIGSCTNARIEDLRAVAKIVAGHKVREGVAGMIVPGSGLVKLQAEAEGLDAIFRAAGFDWREPGCSMCLAMNADKLGPEERCASTSNRNFEGRQGHKGRTHLVSPAMAAAAAIAGHFVDVRRWPHAA, via the coding sequence ATGAGTCCGTCCGCTCCCCGTACCCTGTACGACAAGATTTTCGACGACCATGTGATCGACCGCCAGGATGACGGCACCTGCCTGCTCTATATCGACCGCCATCTGGTGCATGAAGTCACCAGCCCGCAGGCCTTCGAGGGCCTGCGCGTGGCCGGGCGCCGGGTGCACGCGCCGACCAAGACGCTCGCCGTGGTTGACCACAACGTGCCGACCTCCGACCGCCGCTTCGGCATCGACGATCCCGAGAGCCGCATCCAGGTCGAGACGCTGGCGGAGAACGCCCGCGACTTCGGCATCGAATATTTCAACGAACTCGACAAGCGCCAGGGCATCGTCCACGTCATCGGCCCGGAGCAGGGCTTCACCCTGCCGGGCACGACCATCGTCTGCGGCGACAGCCACACCTCGACGCATGGTGCCTTCGGCGCGCTCGCCCACGGCATCGGCACCTCCGAGGTCGAGCACGTGCTCGCCACCCAGACGCTGATCCAGCGCAAGGCGAAGAACATGCGCGTCACCGTCGACGGGAAGCTGCCCGACGGCGTGACCGCCAAGGACGTGACGCTCGCCATCATCGGCGCCACCGGTACCGCCGGCGGCACCGGCTTCGTCATCGAATATGCCGGCGAGGTGTTCCGCAACCTCACGATGGAAGGCCGCATGACGGTCTGCAACATGTCCATCGAGGGCGGCGCCCGCGCGGGCATGGTGGCGCCGGACGCGACCACCTTCGCCTATGTGAAGGACCGCCCGCGCGCGCCGAAGGGCGCTGCGTGGGACGCGGCGCTGCGCTACTGGGACACGCTGCGCACCGACGAGGGCGCCTTCTTCGACAAGGAGATCCGCCTCGACGGCGGCGCGCTGCCGCCCATCGTGTCCTGGGGCACCAGCCCGGAGGACGTCATCTCGGTGGAGGGCGCGGTGCCCGACCCGGAGCTGATCGAGGACGCCGACAAGCGCGACGCCAAGAAGCGGGCGCTGGCCTATATGGGCCTCGTCGCCGGCACGAAGATCACCGACATCGCCATCGACAAGGTGTTCATCGGCTCCTGCACCAATGCCCGCATCGAGGATCTGCGCGCGGTGGCCAAGATCGTCGCCGGCCACAAGGTCCGCGAGGGCGTGGCCGGCATGATCGTGCCGGGTTCGGGTCTGGTGAAGCTGCAGGCCGAGGCCGAGGGGCTGGACGCGATCTTCCGCGCCGCCGGCTTCGACTGGCGCGAGCCGGGCTGCTCCATGTGCCTGGCCATGAACGCGGACAAGCTCGGCCCGGAGGAGCGTTGCGCCTCCACCTCGAACCGCAATTTCGAGGGAAGGCAGGGCCATAAGGGCCGCACCCATCTCGTTTCCCCCGCCATGGCGGCGGCGGCGGCGATCGCCGGCCATTTCGTCGACGTGCGCCGCTGGCCGCACGCGGCGTGA
- a CDS encoding AraC family transcriptional regulator: MTTLLDIMDRHGRLRADANGIATTPIPGVMFFRVTTPTGGAHAIARPLVCLVVQGAKQVTMGTRDFNLVAGDSLLITADVPIVSHITKASHASPYVSLVLELDLAVIAELVREMGPAVAGDAAPVRVDPTDAEVADAALRLMSLLDRPAALPVLQAPLIREMHYWLLAGRHGAAIRRLGWAESHAQRIGRAVALLRAEFARPIPVERLAAVAGMSVSAFHQHFRAVTSLSPLQFQKQLRLIEARRLMAGEGASASSAAFAVGYESVPQFTREYGRLFGQPPVRDMKTARQSMHAA; this comes from the coding sequence ATGACAACGCTGCTCGACATCATGGACCGGCACGGCCGGCTGCGCGCCGATGCGAACGGAATCGCGACGACCCCCATTCCCGGCGTCATGTTCTTCCGTGTGACCACCCCGACGGGCGGCGCCCATGCCATCGCCCGGCCGCTGGTCTGCCTCGTGGTGCAAGGGGCCAAGCAGGTCACCATGGGCACGCGGGATTTCAACTTGGTCGCCGGCGACTCGCTGCTTATCACCGCGGACGTGCCGATCGTCAGCCATATCACCAAGGCGAGCCACGCCTCGCCCTATGTCTCGCTGGTGCTGGAGCTCGACCTCGCGGTGATCGCGGAACTGGTGCGGGAAATGGGGCCGGCCGTGGCCGGAGACGCCGCCCCGGTGCGGGTCGACCCGACCGACGCCGAGGTTGCCGACGCGGCGCTGCGGCTCATGTCCTTGCTCGATCGTCCCGCCGCGCTGCCCGTGCTGCAGGCCCCGCTTATCCGGGAAATGCACTACTGGCTTCTCGCCGGGCGCCACGGCGCCGCCATCCGGCGGCTCGGCTGGGCGGAGAGCCACGCCCAGCGCATCGGCCGTGCGGTCGCCCTGTTGCGCGCCGAGTTCGCCCGGCCGATCCCGGTCGAGAGGCTGGCGGCGGTGGCGGGAATGAGCGTGTCGGCCTTCCACCAGCATTTCCGCGCCGTCACCTCGCTCTCGCCGCTTCAGTTCCAGAAGCAGCTCCGGCTGATCGAGGCGCGCCGGCTGATGGCGGGGGAGGGGGCGTCGGCCAGCAGCGCGGCCTTCGCCGTCGGCTATGAGAGCGTGCCCCAGTTCACCCGCGAATATGGCCGGCTGTTCGGCCAGCCGCCGGTGCGCGACATGAAGACGGCCCGGCAGAGCATGCACGCCGCCTGA
- a CDS encoding SDR family NAD(P)-dependent oxidoreductase codes for MTKITLITGGSRGLGRNTALAVARHGDDVIVTYHSRADDALAVVAEIEALGRKAAALQLDTGRIADFPAFAEKLRATLGDVWGRDSFDHLVNNAGHGDSAAITETTEAQFDRLVDVHFKGVFFLTQALLPLLAEGGRIVNFSTGLTRFAYPGYGAYAAAKGAVEVLTRYMAKELGPRGIAVNTVAPGAIETDFRGGAVRDNPEINKQLASITALGRVGVPDDIGPMVASLLSPANRWVTAQRIEISGGQAI; via the coding sequence ATGACGAAGATAACCCTCATCACCGGCGGCAGCCGTGGGCTCGGCCGCAACACGGCGCTCGCCGTCGCCCGCCATGGCGACGACGTGATCGTCACCTATCACAGCCGCGCCGACGACGCCCTTGCCGTCGTCGCCGAGATCGAGGCGCTGGGCCGCAAGGCCGCCGCCCTCCAGCTCGACACCGGCCGGATCGCCGACTTCCCCGCCTTCGCCGAAAAGCTGCGCGCCACGCTGGGCGATGTCTGGGGTCGCGACAGCTTCGACCACCTCGTCAACAATGCCGGCCATGGCGACAGCGCGGCCATCACCGAGACCACCGAGGCGCAGTTTGACCGGCTTGTCGACGTCCATTTCAAGGGCGTGTTCTTCCTCACCCAGGCGCTGCTGCCGCTGCTCGCCGAGGGCGGGCGCATCGTCAACTTCTCCACCGGCCTGACCCGCTTCGCCTATCCCGGCTACGGGGCCTATGCGGCGGCGAAGGGCGCGGTAGAAGTGCTGACACGCTACATGGCCAAGGAGCTTGGCCCGCGCGGCATCGCCGTCAACACGGTGGCGCCCGGGGCGATCGAGACTGATTTCCGCGGCGGCGCGGTGCGCGACAATCCCGAGATCAACAAGCAGCTCGCCAGCATCACCGCGCTCGGCCGCGTCGGCGTGCCGGACGATATCGGCCCGATGGTGGCGAGCCTGCTGTCGCCCGCCAATCGCTGGGTCACCGCCCAGCGCATCGAGATCTCGGGCGGACAGGCGATCTGA
- the rplS gene encoding 50S ribosomal protein L19: MVDIIKELDDEQAAKLAGIRAIPDFQPGDTVIVNVKVKEGERSRVQAYEGVVIARNGGGINESFTVRKISYGEGVERVFPLYSPNIDSLKVVRRGKVRRAKLYYLRDRRGKSARIAERQDKNAASRKKGAAPVAAAE; the protein is encoded by the coding sequence ATGGTCGATATTATCAAGGAGCTCGATGACGAGCAGGCCGCCAAGCTGGCCGGGATCCGGGCGATCCCCGATTTCCAGCCGGGCGACACCGTCATCGTGAACGTGAAGGTGAAGGAAGGCGAGCGCTCGCGCGTTCAGGCCTATGAAGGCGTGGTGATCGCCCGCAATGGCGGCGGCATCAACGAGAGCTTCACCGTCCGCAAGATTTCGTATGGCGAGGGCGTCGAGCGCGTGTTCCCGCTCTACTCGCCGAACATCGACAGCCTGAAGGTTGTCCGTCGCGGCAAGGTGCGCCGCGCCAAGCTCTATTACCTGCGCGACCGTCGCGGCAAGTCGGCCCGTATCGCCGAGCGCCAGGACAAGAACGCCGCCAGCCGCAAGAAGGGCGCTGCCCCGGTCGCCGCCGCCGAGTGA
- a CDS encoding DUF1036 domain-containing protein, producing the protein MRQCFILPVAVAAGLLFFVSEGQAGFKICNESTEVANVSIGYNHADYGWTSEGWWKLAEGECTVLIKGDLLNRYYYIYAAGEDGGTWSGSESQQGGHFCVAAHKYTLHNREYQTGDTLDCETGGFKDRKFDEIDTKNNQDFTYELTD; encoded by the coding sequence ATGCGTCAGTGTTTCATTCTTCCGGTAGCGGTCGCTGCCGGGCTGCTGTTCTTCGTGTCCGAGGGCCAGGCCGGGTTCAAGATCTGCAACGAATCGACCGAAGTCGCGAACGTATCGATCGGCTACAACCACGCCGACTATGGCTGGACGTCGGAGGGCTGGTGGAAGCTGGCGGAGGGCGAATGCACCGTCCTCATCAAGGGCGACCTGCTGAACCGCTATTATTATATCTACGCCGCCGGCGAAGATGGCGGCACCTGGTCCGGCTCCGAGTCGCAGCAGGGCGGCCATTTCTGCGTCGCCGCCCACAAGTACACGCTGCACAACCGCGAATATCAGACCGGCGACACGCTCGACTGCGAGACCGGCGGCTTCAAGGACCGCAAGTTCGACGAGATCGACACCAAGAACAACCAGGACTTCACTTACGAACTCACCGACTGA
- the trmD gene encoding tRNA (guanosine(37)-N1)-methyltransferase TrmD — MWRASIVTIFPEMFPGPLGLSLAGRALAQQAWGVETIDPRDHATDRHRSVDDTPAGGGPGMVMRVDVLARAIDAAAPEGDTRPRLLMTPRGAPLTQERVRALAAGEGAVIVCGRFEGVDDRLVAARGLEEVSVGDVVLSGGEIGALVLLDACVRLLPGVMGHPESGTEESFSAGLLEYPQYTRPQSFEGQEIPAILTSGDHAKVARWRREQAEATTQARRPDLWARYRDPGGR; from the coding sequence ATGTGGCGCGCCTCGATCGTCACCATTTTCCCCGAGATGTTTCCCGGCCCGCTCGGCCTGTCGCTGGCGGGGCGCGCACTGGCGCAGCAGGCGTGGGGCGTCGAGACCATCGATCCGCGCGACCACGCTACCGACCGGCACCGCTCGGTGGACGACACGCCGGCGGGCGGCGGGCCCGGCATGGTGATGCGCGTCGACGTGCTGGCGCGCGCCATCGACGCCGCCGCGCCCGAGGGCGACACGCGCCCGCGCCTACTGATGACGCCGCGCGGGGCACCGCTGACGCAGGAGCGCGTGCGCGCGCTGGCGGCGGGCGAGGGGGCGGTGATCGTGTGCGGGCGCTTCGAGGGCGTCGACGACCGGCTGGTCGCCGCGCGCGGGCTGGAGGAAGTCTCGGTCGGCGACGTGGTGCTGTCGGGCGGGGAGATCGGCGCGCTGGTGCTGCTGGACGCCTGCGTGCGGCTGCTGCCGGGCGTGATGGGACACCCGGAATCGGGCACCGAGGAGAGCTTTTCGGCCGGGCTGCTGGAATATCCGCAATACACCCGGCCGCAGAGCTTCGAGGGGCAGGAGATTCCCGCCATCCTCACCAGCGGCGACCATGCGAAGGTGGCGCGCTGGCGCCGCGAGCAGGCCGAGGCGACGACGCAGGCGCGCCGGCCCGACCTGTGGGCGCGCTATCGCGATCCCGGCGGGCGCTGA
- the rimM gene encoding ribosome maturation factor RimM (Essential for efficient processing of 16S rRNA), with protein sequence MPQDRVLLARIGAPHGVRGEVRLFVFAGDPSALDAYGPLTDEAGTRVFRLRTLRPAKDHFVARIEGVDTREAAETLTNAGLYVARDLLPEPEDEDDFYHADLIGLSVVTVEGAPFGTVAAVHDFGAGDIIEVAPEGGGRTLMLPFTKAVVPSVDLKAGRLVVDPGEWAREEAPPPEADRG encoded by the coding sequence ATGCCCCAGGACCGTGTTCTCCTCGCCCGCATCGGCGCCCCGCATGGGGTGCGCGGCGAGGTGCGGCTGTTCGTCTTCGCCGGGGATCCTTCTGCGCTGGACGCCTACGGCCCGCTGACCGACGAGGCCGGCACGCGTGTGTTCCGGCTGAGGACGCTGCGTCCGGCCAAAGATCATTTCGTCGCCCGCATCGAGGGCGTCGACACCCGCGAGGCGGCCGAGACGCTGACCAATGCGGGCCTCTACGTCGCCCGCGACCTCCTGCCCGAGCCGGAGGACGAGGACGATTTCTACCATGCCGACCTGATCGGCCTATCCGTCGTCACGGTGGAGGGCGCGCCCTTCGGCACGGTGGCGGCGGTGCATGATTTCGGCGCCGGCGACATCATCGAGGTTGCGCCCGAGGGCGGCGGGCGCACGCTGATGCTGCCCTTCACCAAGGCCGTCGTGCCGTCGGTGGACCTGAAGGCCGGGCGCCTCGTGGTCGATCCCGGCGAATGGGCGCGCGAGGAAGCCCCGCCGCCGGAAGCGGACCGGGGCTGA
- the rpsP gene encoding 30S ribosomal protein S16, with translation MSLKIRLARGGAKKRPYYRIVVADSRSPRDGRFIEKIGTFDPLKPKDAADRFTLDVEKAKAWLAKGAQPTDRVARFLDSLELVKRAARNNPEKAVPGKKAQERAAEAAKAAEAAAAAAAAPSAE, from the coding sequence ATGTCCCTCAAGATCCGTCTCGCCCGTGGCGGCGCCAAGAAGCGTCCCTATTACCGCATCGTCGTCGCCGACTCGCGCTCGCCGCGCGATGGCCGCTTCATCGAGAAGATCGGCACCTTCGATCCGCTGAAGCCCAAGGACGCCGCCGACCGCTTCACGCTCGACGTCGAGAAGGCCAAGGCCTGGCTCGCCAAGGGCGCCCAGCCGACCGACCGCGTCGCCCGCTTCCTCGATTCGCTCGAGCTGGTGAAGCGCGCCGCCCGCAACAACCCGGAGAAGGCCGTCCCCGGCAAGAAGGCGCAGGAGCGCGCCGCCGAAGCCGCCAAGGCCGCCGAAGCCGCTGCCGCCGCCGCGGCTGCCCCCTCGGCCGAGTGA
- the ffh gene encoding signal recognition particle protein, translating into MFDSLTDRLGGIFDRLKKRGALSEADVGEAMREVRRALIEADVALDVVRSFTDRVRTRAVGAEVIKSVTPGQMVVKIVNDELVAMLGSDAKPIDLDAAPPVPVLMVGLQGSGKTTSTAKIAKRLTDRSNRKVLMASLDTRRPAAMEQLATLGQQVGVATLPIMAGQSAVQIARRAMEAARLGGYDVVMLDTAGRVTLDEALMAEVAEVKAATNPHEVLLVADSLTGQDAVNTAKAFDARVGLTGIVLTRADGDGRGGAALSMRAVTGKPIKLLGTGEKMDALEDFDPRRVAGRILGMGDVVSLVEKAVENLDAEKAMAAADRMRKGQFDLDDLRMQLDQMEKLGGLGGLMGMLPGVGKMKNQLAASGMNDGVLKRQKAIIDSMTKKERRNPKLLDASRRKRIASGSGTKVEDVNRLMKMHRQMADMMKAMGGQAGKRGPMAGLASMFGLGGGGGMPSPDQIKQMAEKMPGGLGGLSGGGLPPNFPGKLPGLPGAGGKPGGLPGGLPGLPGFPGKKK; encoded by the coding sequence ATGTTCGATTCATTGACCGACCGCCTTGGCGGCATATTCGACCGGCTGAAGAAGCGCGGCGCGCTCTCCGAGGCCGATGTCGGCGAGGCCATGCGCGAGGTGCGCCGGGCGCTGATCGAGGCCGACGTGGCGCTCGACGTGGTGCGCTCCTTCACCGACCGCGTGCGCACCCGCGCCGTGGGCGCCGAGGTCATCAAGTCGGTCACGCCCGGCCAGATGGTGGTGAAGATCGTCAATGACGAACTCGTCGCCATGCTCGGCTCGGACGCCAAGCCGATCGATCTCGACGCCGCCCCGCCGGTTCCGGTGCTGATGGTCGGTCTTCAGGGCTCGGGCAAGACCACCTCCACCGCCAAGATCGCCAAGCGCCTGACCGACCGCTCCAACCGCAAGGTCCTGATGGCCTCGCTGGACACGCGCCGCCCGGCGGCGATGGAGCAGCTCGCCACGCTCGGCCAGCAGGTCGGCGTCGCCACGCTGCCGATCATGGCCGGCCAGAGCGCCGTGCAGATCGCCCGCCGCGCCATGGAGGCCGCCCGCCTCGGCGGCTACGACGTGGTGATGCTCGACACCGCCGGCCGCGTCACCCTCGACGAGGCGCTGATGGCCGAGGTCGCCGAGGTCAAGGCGGCGACCAATCCGCACGAGGTCCTGCTCGTCGCCGACAGCCTCACCGGCCAGGACGCGGTGAACACCGCCAAGGCGTTCGACGCCCGCGTCGGCCTGACCGGCATCGTGCTGACCCGCGCCGACGGCGACGGGCGCGGCGGCGCCGCGCTCTCCATGCGCGCCGTCACCGGCAAGCCGATCAAGCTGCTCGGCACCGGCGAGAAGATGGACGCGCTGGAGGATTTCGATCCCCGCCGCGTCGCCGGCCGCATCCTCGGCATGGGCGATGTCGTCTCGCTGGTCGAGAAGGCGGTCGAGAATCTCGACGCCGAAAAGGCGATGGCCGCCGCCGACCGGATGCGCAAGGGCCAGTTCGATCTCGACGACCTGCGCATGCAGCTCGACCAGATGGAGAAGCTCGGCGGCCTCGGCGGGCTGATGGGCATGCTTCCCGGCGTCGGCAAGATGAAGAACCAGCTTGCCGCCTCCGGCATGAATGACGGCGTGCTGAAGCGGCAGAAGGCGATCATCGACTCGATGACGAAGAAGGAGCGGCGCAATCCGAAGCTGCTCGACGCCTCCCGCCGCAAGCGCATCGCCTCGGGCTCCGGCACCAAGGTCGAGGACGTCAACCGGCTGATGAAGATGCATCGCCAGATGGCCGACATGATGAAGGCCATGGGCGGGCAGGCCGGCAAGCGCGGGCCGATGGCCGGCCTCGCCTCGATGTTCGGCCTCGGCGGTGGCGGGGGCATGCCGAGCCCCGACCAGATCAAGCAGATGGCCGAGAAGATGCCGGGCGGCCTCGGCGGCCTTTCCGGCGGCGGCCTGCCTCCGAATTTCCCCGGCAAGCTGCCCGGGCTTCCGGGTGCCGGAGGCAAGCCGGGTGGGCTGCCGGGTGGGCTTCCGGGCCTGCCGGGCTTCCCGGGGAAGAAGAAGTGA
- a CDS encoding pyruvate kinase yields the protein MQDTLSTADAASDDAALFQTLLSLRAAIVEEAAPLKERFFREAGREDAALDNLAHYLALRRHELRPLQRQLMRRGLSSLGRLESRVLPTLDAVLAALAALTGRPAPHPVPDTADFFAGEARLDAASLASLGPEPADRPTRIMVTLPSEAAGAPDYVLELARAGMDVARINCAHDDAEAWRAMAGHVRAAGAAVGRDIAVLMDIAGPKIRTGAVLPLKKGKPSGRLLPGDTLRLVAHGEPHADEAAPFAAAVSMPEIVTRLAVGHRVRYDDGKVEAVVESVREGRNGAEAILRILHTRPDGTKLKPEKGINLPDTALGLSPLTAKDDADLATVIECADLIGYSFVSRPEDLDLLDAALDRHGRGARPLGLMAKIERPEAVTNLPDLIARAARRGPFSVMIARGDLAAEIGFERLAEMQEELLWICEAAAVPAIWATQVLEDLVRDGIPSRGEMTDAAMAARAECVMLNKGPAVREAIELLDRLLSRMSDHLDKKTPTLRALKSW from the coding sequence ATGCAGGATACTCTCTCCACCGCCGATGCCGCGAGCGACGACGCGGCGCTGTTCCAGACCCTGCTGTCGCTGCGCGCCGCCATCGTCGAGGAGGCGGCGCCGCTGAAGGAGCGCTTCTTCCGCGAGGCCGGGCGCGAGGACGCCGCGCTCGACAACCTCGCCCACTACCTCGCCCTGCGCCGCCACGAGCTGCGCCCGCTCCAGCGCCAGCTCATGCGGCGCGGCCTGTCCTCGCTCGGCCGGCTGGAAAGCCGGGTGCTGCCGACGCTCGACGCCGTGCTGGCGGCGCTCGCGGCGCTCACCGGACGCCCGGCGCCCCATCCCGTGCCCGACACGGCGGACTTCTTCGCCGGCGAGGCCCGGCTCGACGCGGCCAGCCTCGCCTCGCTCGGCCCGGAGCCGGCCGACCGCCCCACCCGCATCATGGTGACCCTGCCGAGCGAGGCCGCCGGTGCGCCGGACTATGTGCTGGAACTCGCCCGCGCCGGCATGGACGTCGCCCGCATCAACTGCGCCCATGACGACGCCGAGGCGTGGCGCGCCATGGCCGGCCATGTGCGCGCCGCCGGCGCGGCGGTCGGGCGCGACATCGCCGTGCTGATGGACATTGCCGGCCCGAAGATCCGCACCGGCGCGGTACTGCCGCTGAAGAAGGGCAAGCCTTCCGGCCGCCTGCTGCCGGGCGACACGCTGCGCCTCGTCGCGCACGGCGAGCCGCATGCCGACGAGGCGGCGCCCTTCGCCGCCGCCGTTTCGATGCCGGAGATCGTCACCCGCCTCGCCGTCGGCCACCGCGTGCGCTACGACGACGGCAAGGTCGAGGCCGTAGTGGAGAGCGTGCGCGAGGGCCGGAACGGAGCCGAGGCGATCCTGCGCATCCTGCACACGCGGCCCGACGGCACCAAGCTGAAGCCGGAGAAGGGCATCAACCTGCCCGACACGGCGCTGGGCCTCTCCCCGCTGACCGCCAAGGACGATGCCGACCTCGCCACCGTCATCGAATGCGCCGACCTGATCGGCTATTCCTTCGTCAGCCGCCCGGAAGACCTCGACCTGCTCGACGCCGCGCTCGACCGGCACGGGCGCGGCGCCCGCCCGCTCGGCCTGATGGCCAAGATCGAGCGCCCGGAGGCGGTGACGAACCTGCCCGACCTCATCGCCCGCGCCGCCCGTCGCGGCCCGTTCAGCGTGATGATCGCGCGCGGCGACCTCGCCGCCGAGATCGGCTTCGAGCGCCTCGCCGAAATGCAGGAGGAACTGCTCTGGATCTGCGAGGCCGCCGCCGTGCCGGCGATCTGGGCGACGCAGGTGCTGGAGGACCTCGTGCGCGACGGCATCCCCTCGCGCGGCGAGATGACCGACGCCGCCATGGCCGCCCGCGCCGAATGCGTGATGCTGAACAAGGGGCCGGCGGTGCGCGAGGCGATCGAACTGCTCGACCGCCTGCTCTCGCGCATGTCGGACCATCTCGACAAGAAGACCCCGACCCTGCGCGCGCTCAAATCCTGGTAG
- a CDS encoding DUF930 domain-containing protein produces the protein MTLEPSIAARAGLELGLAALVLLAVSSAAQARSNDDVMMKLEPSERIEQRCNSRAMGEVGRDNKGMRPDELVAYAYRDPVIKGWKIRAPGAAIRSGNTWYHLAYECETQNEGMDVKSFSYKLGAAIPDAEWSAHYLVGP, from the coding sequence ATGACACTGGAACCATCCATCGCGGCGCGCGCCGGCCTCGAGCTGGGCCTCGCCGCCCTCGTTCTTCTCGCCGTCTCCTCGGCCGCACAGGCCCGCTCGAACGACGACGTGATGATGAAGCTCGAACCCTCCGAGCGCATCGAGCAGCGCTGCAATTCGCGGGCGATGGGCGAGGTCGGGCGCGACAACAAGGGCATGCGCCCGGACGAGCTGGTCGCCTATGCCTATCGCGATCCGGTCATCAAGGGCTGGAAGATCAGGGCGCCCGGCGCCGCCATCCGCAGCGGCAACACCTGGTACCACCTCGCCTATGAGTGCGAGACGCAGAACGAGGGCATGGACGTGAAGAGCTTCAGCTACAAGCTCGGCGCGGCGATCCCGGATGCGGAGTGGTCGGCGCATTATCTCGTCGGGCCGTAG
- a CDS encoding heme ABC transporter permease encodes MALMDLANPTRFLALSGRILPWLTALALVTLAIGFFLAFRAPSDYQQGETVKIMYIHVPFAWLAMFGYSLMAISALGILVWRHPLADVAHKAMAPIGAVFAFLCLVTGSLWGRPMWGTYWVWDARLTSMLVLLLLYLGLLALRSAIEDPNQAGRAAAVLSLVGFVNVPIVKFSVDWWNTLHQPASVFRMDGPTIHSSLLWPLLACAVGFTLLMLALHMAAMRNEIHRRRLRVLEARAAAEAAYA; translated from the coding sequence ATGGCGCTGATGGACCTCGCGAACCCGACCCGCTTTCTCGCTCTTTCCGGGCGCATCCTGCCATGGCTGACGGCACTGGCGCTGGTGACGCTCGCCATCGGCTTCTTCCTCGCCTTCCGCGCCCCGTCCGACTACCAGCAGGGCGAGACGGTGAAGATCATGTACATCCACGTGCCCTTCGCGTGGCTGGCCATGTTCGGCTATTCGCTGATGGCGATCTCCGCGCTCGGCATCCTGGTCTGGCGCCACCCGCTGGCCGATGTCGCGCACAAGGCGATGGCGCCCATCGGCGCGGTGTTCGCCTTCCTGTGCCTCGTCACCGGCTCGCTGTGGGGCCGGCCCATGTGGGGCACCTACTGGGTCTGGGACGCGCGGCTCACCTCCATGCTGGTGCTGCTGCTGCTCTATCTCGGCCTGCTGGCGCTGCGCTCGGCCATCGAGGATCCCAACCAGGCCGGCCGCGCCGCCGCCGTGCTGAGCCTCGTCGGCTTCGTCAACGTGCCGATCGTCAAGTTCTCGGTCGACTGGTGGAACACGCTGCATCAGCCGGCCTCGGTGTTCCGCATGGACGGGCCGACCATCCATTCCAGCCTGCTCTGGCCGCTGCTGGCCTGCGCCGTCGGCTTCACTTTGCTCATGCTGGCCCTGCACATGGCGGCGATGCGCAACGAGATCCACCGCCGCCGCCTGCGCGTGCTGGAAGCGCGCGCCGCCGCCGAGGCCGCCTATGCGTGA
- the ccmD gene encoding heme exporter protein CcmD, protein MLGEHGSFIIACYGVSALVLGALALWTVIDGRLVRRRLDELEARGVRRRSSGRPDA, encoded by the coding sequence ATGCTCGGCGAGCACGGCAGCTTCATCATCGCCTGCTACGGCGTGAGCGCGCTGGTCCTCGGCGCGCTGGCGCTGTGGACCGTCATCGACGGGCGCCTCGTGCGCCGCCGCCTCGACGAGCTGGAGGCGCGCGGCGTGCGCCGGCGCTCCTCCGGCCGCCCCGACGCGTGA